CCGGGGCGCAGCACGCGGCTGACCTCGGCGAGCGCGCTCGCCTGATCCGGCACTGTGCACAACACCAACGCGACCACGGCCGCGTCGAACTCGCCGTTTCCGTGGGGCAGCGCCTCGGCCAGGCCGTCGACGACCGTGACCGGCACCCGAGCGGTCGATGCCGCCCGCTGGGCGGCGGCACGCAGACGTCGTTCCGGCTCCACCGCGACGACCTCGGTCACCCCGAGCGGATAGTGGGAGAACATGCGGCCGTTGCCCGCGCCGATCTCGATCACCCGACCGGAAAGGCCGGCAACCAGGTCCCGCCGGAACTCAGCCGTGCCGGCGCGGTCCATGGCGACGCTGAGCCGTTCGTAGACCCGGGCGAACACCGGGTGGGATACCGCGGCCACGTCGACCTCCAGTGGATGGGGTGATCTCCTAGAACTGTTCTCCAGCGATTGTCCTGCATCGGCGCACGGTTTCCGTCTTACTGGTTTGCAGGCGGTTCAACCCAGTGCAGACAGGACGTGGTTCGACCATGAAGATCGTCGTCATCGGTGGCAGCGGCCTCATCGGCTCCAAGCTCGTGAAGAGCCTCGGTGCCCAGGGTCACGAGGTGGTGCCGGCATCGCCGAAGACCGGGGTGAACACACTGACCGGCGAGGGAGTCGCGGAAGCGCTCGCCGTTGCCGACGTCGTCGTCGACGTGTCGAACTCGCCGTCGTTCGAGGACGCCGCCGTACTGGAATTCTTCGAGACGTCCACCCGGAATCTCCTCGCCGCCGCGGCGGACGCCGGGGTGGGCCACTACGTGGTGCTCTCCGTCGTGGGCTCTGACCGACTCCCGGACAGTGGCTACATGCGGGCGAAGGTCGCCCAGGAGAAGCTCGTCGTCGCGTCCGGGATCCCGTACTCGTTGGTGCACGCCACGCAGTTCTTCGAGTTCGTCCAGGGGATCATCGACGCCGCGACGGACGGCGACACCGTGCACCTCGCGCCGGTGCTCATTCAGCCGATGGCGGCGGACGACGTCGCGGCCGAGGTGGCCGAGGTCGCGGTCGGCGCGCCCACCAACGCCCTGGTCGAGGTCGCTGGCCCGGAGCGGTTCCGGCTCGACGAGCTGGGGCGGACGATCCTCGCGGCCCAGCAGGACCCTCGGTCGGTGGTGGCAGACCCCGACGCTCGGTATTTCGGCGCCACGCTGAGCGACCGCTCGCTGGTCCCCGCCGACGGCGCCCGCATGGCCGGTACGAGCCTCGACGACTGGCGTACGCGGGCGACCCGCGGCAAGTGACCCGGCCCGTTACCTGGGTCGCCCGTGTACGGGTGGATCCGTCCGCCCTCCGAGGCGCTGCACCAACTCCCGCACCGCCTCGACGAACGACTCGTCCGACTCGTCCGGCCAGTGCCCGCGGATGGGTGGGGGGATGCTGTCGCTGGCCGGCGTCACCACGCCGCGGGGATCGCGCTGTCGGCGATCCACGGCGAATGCCGGATCGCTGGTCGTCGCCGCAGGGGGTGGCCGGTGGGCGGAGAAGACCCAGCCACCGATGGGGTCGGTGTCGCGCCACAGGTTCACCCAGCGCCAGCCGACCCGGCGGCCGATGTCCCGCAGTGCCGCCTCGTCGATGTAGGCGGGGAAGAGCCTTGCGTAGAGGCGGCGCAGCGGTGACCCGTGGGTGAGCAGGGCGACCCGGCTGCCGACCTCCGGTGGCAACTGGAGCACGGTCGCGGCGAGCAGGACCGAGCCGTGGCTGTGCCCGGTGAGCAGCACCGCGTGGCCGCTCTCCACGAGGTAGGTGATTCGGCGGGTCAGCTCCGGTATGGCGCGTTCGGCGTAGCAGGGCGGTGCGAAGGGATGGGCGGCCCGGGGCCAGAAGGTGCCGAGGTCCCAGAGGACGCCGACGTGCCGCCGGAACGGGACGGTCCGGTAGGCGAAGACGCTGCCGAGAATCAGGCCGAGGATGATCGCCGCGATCAGCCAACTGCCGAACGCGATGCCGAAGGTGACCGCGTCCGCCGGCAACCCGACGTTCCGCTCGACGACGTCGCTCGGGAACCGCCCCAACAGGCCGGCGGTGGTGGTGGCCGTGGTGAGTCCGGCGAGGCAGCCGTAGAGCACGGCCAGCGGTACCAGTTTCTCGGTGAACCGAGCCTGCGCTATCGCATCTCGGACCTGCCGCAGTCGGGATCCCACCTCCGCCGGCCGGTTCGGGTAGTCGTGGGCGACGATTGCCGCCGCGGCGCGACGTCGGCCGCGGCGGGAGATCACGACGACCAGACCGGCGACGATCAGCGTGATCAGGACCGCGCGAAGGAAACCGAAGATCACCCAGGTGTACGCGCGGGGTGGGCCGGTGGCGATGCCCGCACCGGTCGGCACGTCACGATCGAGGAAATCCGCCGCCCGATAGACCAGTTCGGCGGCGTACGCCCCCGCGACGCTGATGCCGGTGGCCGCGATCGCGAGCGCTCCGAGCCCGAACAGTGGGGTGGCACCTCGCCGCCGGTCCCGGCGTCGGAGCAGCACCGCGCCCAGCGCGACCAGCAGGGTGGTCTGTGCGACGAACAGCCCGGCCAGGGTCGTCTCGTAGCCGGGAAGAGTGCGCTGCTCGTCCCACGGCTGGGGACTCACCAGCACGTAAGCCACGACGCCGACGGTCAGGACGATGGCGGCGGTCCGGAGCGCGCTGGTGATCCGGTCGAGCCGCCGATCGGTGGCGGCCCGGTCGATCAGCGGGGGTGTGCAGAGGCAGACCACGCAGGCCGTCAGGACCACCGTGGTGGTCACCGTCAGTGCGACGGTGGCGGCCGTGGCGCCGGTCGCGGCTCGGGCCAGGAGCAGGGTGAGGTCCAGCGTCGCGAACGCGACGGCGACGTGGATGGAGCGCAGCCGCCCGACCAGCGGCTCAGCGTCCCACTGACCGACCGCGCCGAGCCGATGCCCGGAGACCTGTTCGGGCGCGCGAAACGCCTCGAAAGTGCGCCCCGGTCGGTTGCTGACTCGCCAGATCAGGCTGATCGCGATGGCCGGGACCAGCGCGAGCACCCCCAGTCGCAGCCCGACCGGTCGCCCGCTCAACCAGGACAACCAGCTGCGCCCAGCGAGGCACTGCGGCGAGTTCAGACACTTCCAGCCGACGAGATCCAGGGTGACGCCGGCGATGGCGAGCACATAGAGCACGGTGAGAGTGAGCGCCAGCAAGCGGCACACGGACCTGACCAGCGCCTCGGATCCAGGGTTCGCCGGGCGCATCCAGATCGCCACGTTGACCAGCATGAACGGCAACAGGAACACCAGCCCCAGGGCGCGGGTCACGGTCCCGGAGGGCAGGTCACCCCAGCGGTACGCCTCCAGCGTCACCCCAGGCGGGTCGGTGGTGTCCGGATGCCGAGGGCGCTGCCGGTAGAAGCCTCCGCTGCGGTCACCCGCCACCTGCGCGGTCTGCCGCAGGTCCAGCACCTCTTCGGGGTTCGCGCCGGAGACTCCGTGCACCCGCAGCTCCACGACGTCGTCGGAGATGTCCGGCCCGCTCAACCGCGCTGATCCATCCGACGTCCCCCCGGAGGCGTCTCGGCAGCCCCTCGTCACACGATCCATCTGAGGCCGGCCCCGCCGGCACCGTGCCGGGGCACCACCCCGACGGCGGCAGAGCGCGGTCTACCCGAACCGGACGGCCTCAATCGTGGCGGGATCCGACGCGCCACCGCTCACTCGCCGCCCCGGCCGGCGGTCGTCGCCGGTCCGCGTACCTCGGTCTGTGCGGCCGCCGGTCGCCTCGCCCTCGGGTGAAATGCCGATCCGACGGCGGTGGATTGATCCGGTCAGGGCGGGGTAGGTGCCGCCATGGTCGCTGCCGGTCGGCGCGGAGCGGACGGGGG
The nucleotide sequence above comes from Micromonospora luteifusca. Encoded proteins:
- a CDS encoding class I SAM-dependent methyltransferase gives rise to the protein MAAVSHPVFARVYERLSVAMDRAGTAEFRRDLVAGLSGRVIEIGAGNGRMFSHYPLGVTEVVAVEPERRLRAAAQRAASTARVPVTVVDGLAEALPHGNGEFDAAVVALVLCTVPDQASALAEVSRVLRPGGQLRFFEHVAAEKHSRLHRAQRLVDATLWPTLFAGCHTNRDTIAAIEAAGFVVEELRRFRFPAPSNSPSSPCVLGRAIKPGAVNQH
- a CDS encoding SDR family oxidoreductase, encoding MKIVVIGGSGLIGSKLVKSLGAQGHEVVPASPKTGVNTLTGEGVAEALAVADVVVDVSNSPSFEDAAVLEFFETSTRNLLAAAADAGVGHYVVLSVVGSDRLPDSGYMRAKVAQEKLVVASGIPYSLVHATQFFEFVQGIIDAATDGDTVHLAPVLIQPMAADDVAAEVAEVAVGAPTNALVEVAGPERFRLDELGRTILAAQQDPRSVVADPDARYFGATLSDRSLVPADGARMAGTSLDDWRTRATRGK